One genomic window of Punica granatum isolate Tunisia-2019 chromosome 1, ASM765513v2, whole genome shotgun sequence includes the following:
- the LOC116215207 gene encoding monoglyceride lipase has product MATMRASRGAEMEPLTSGASNRIIPVLRALQRSLVFVYTLLFSLLLLLPRRRQNRRLSPSKLRKREEEDTLRRRALAEGLEMVFDDGEGASLCRWDTCLFSGVTRNSFFCRSWFPVSGQTKGILLIIHGLNEHSGRYAQFAKQLTSCNFGVYAMDWIGHGGSDGLHGYVPSLDLVVTDTAAFLEKIKSENPGVPCFLFGHSTGGAVVLKAASYRHVEEMLEGIILTSPALRVKPAHPIVGVVAPLFSLVAPRFQFKGANKRGIPVTRDPVALRAKYDDPLVYTGPIRVRTGHEILRISSYLMRNFRSITVPFFVLHGTADRVTDPLASQDLYNEAASEFKDIKLYEGFLHDLLFEPEREEIGRDIISWMEKKLSAGLVQ; this is encoded by the exons ATGGCGACGATGAGGGCATCCAGGGGGGCGGAGATGGAGCCCCTGACCTCCGGCGCCAGCAACCGCATAATCCCGGTCCTCAGGGCCCTGCAGCGCTCCCTGGTCTTCGTCTACACGctcctcttctccctcctgcTCCTCCTCCCCCGCCGCCGCCAGAACCGCCGCCTCTCCCCCTCCAAGCTCAGGAAGCGGGAGGAGGAGGACACGCTCCGGAGGAGAGCCCTCGCCGAGGGCTTGGAGATGGTGTTCGACGACGGCGAAGGTGCCAGCCTCTGCCGGTGGGACACTTGCCTGTTCTCCGGAGTAACGAGGAACTCTTTCTTCTGCCGATCTTGGTTCCCGGTCTCCGGTCAAACCAA GGGTATTTTGCTCATCATACACGGCTTGAATGAGCATAG TGGGAGATATGCTCAGTTTGCAAAACAGCTTACCTCATGCAACTTTGGCGTCTATGCAATGGATTGGATTG GGCATGGTGGAAGTGATGGCTTACATGGATATGTTCCTTCACTCGATCTTGTGGTCACTGATACG GCAGCTTTCCTGGAAAAAATCAAATCAGAAAATCCTGGAGTTCCATGCTTCCTCTTTGGGCATTCCACAGGAGGGGCAGTGGTTTTGAAG GCTGCTTCCTATCGTCATGTAGAAGAAATGCTGGAGGGTATCATATTAACTTCACCGGCTTTGCGTGTTAAGCCTGCACATCCAATCGTCGGG GTGGTAGCTCCACTTTTTTCATTGGTGGCTCCACGGTTCCAATTCAAGGGTGCAAACAAGAGGGGGATCCCAGTAACGAGGGATCCAGTGGCCCTGAGGGCCAAATACGATGATCCTTTGGTCTACACTGGGCCCATAAGGGTCCGAACAGGCCACGAGATATTACGGATCTCTTCTTACCTGATGCGCAACTTCAGGTCCATTACTGTCCCATTCTTTGTTCTTCATGGGACTGCAGATCGGGTCACCGACCCGTTGGCTTCTCAGGATCTGTACAATGAGGCAGCGTCTGAGTTCAAGGACATCAAGCTCTATGAAGGGTTCCTGCACGATCTCCTCTTTGAGCCTGAGCGGGAAGAGATTGGAAGGGACATTATCAGTTGGATGGAGAAGAAGCTGAGTGCGGGTCTCGTTCAATGA